One Undibacter mobilis genomic region harbors:
- the msrP gene encoding protein-methionine-sulfoxide reductase catalytic subunit MsrP, with product MNIIRRRGWEIPESQITPEHLVFSRRKVLIAGASALAMAPALAPTLAQAQRVSDAANLPDPNAGLYPAKRNDKYVLDRPITDEKVNASYNNFYEFNSSKNVAEQAQKLPVRPWAVKIDGLVDKPIEIDADDLIKKMGVEERAYRHRCVEAWGMAIAWSGFPLKKLVEFANPQGSAKYVKMETFLNPKVAPGQRQSWYPWPYVEGLSMAEATNDLAFIATGAYGHPMAKQHGAPLRLAVPWKYGFKSIKSIVRFSFVEQRPKGMWEALQASEYGFWANVNPEVPHPRWSQATEEVIGTGERRPTLLYNGYGEFVADLYKGMSGERLWA from the coding sequence ATGAACATCATTCGCCGCCGCGGCTGGGAAATCCCGGAAAGCCAGATCACGCCCGAGCACCTCGTGTTCAGCCGGCGCAAGGTTTTGATTGCCGGAGCGAGTGCGCTGGCGATGGCGCCGGCATTGGCCCCGACCCTGGCGCAGGCGCAGCGGGTGTCCGACGCCGCGAACCTGCCGGACCCGAATGCCGGGCTCTATCCGGCCAAGCGCAACGACAAGTATGTGCTCGACCGGCCGATCACCGACGAGAAGGTGAACGCCAGCTACAACAATTTCTATGAGTTCAACTCAAGCAAGAACGTCGCCGAGCAGGCGCAGAAGCTGCCGGTCCGGCCATGGGCGGTGAAGATCGACGGCCTGGTCGACAAGCCCATCGAGATCGACGCCGACGATCTCATCAAGAAGATGGGTGTCGAGGAGCGTGCTTATCGCCACCGCTGCGTCGAAGCCTGGGGCATGGCGATCGCCTGGAGCGGCTTCCCGCTGAAGAAGCTGGTGGAATTCGCCAATCCGCAAGGCTCGGCCAAATACGTCAAGATGGAAACCTTCCTGAATCCGAAGGTCGCGCCGGGCCAGCGTCAATCCTGGTATCCGTGGCCCTACGTCGAGGGTCTGTCGATGGCCGAGGCCACCAACGACCTCGCTTTCATCGCCACCGGCGCCTATGGCCATCCGATGGCCAAGCAGCACGGCGCGCCGCTGCGCCTCGCGGTGCCGTGGAAGTACGGCTTCAAGTCGATCAAGTCGATCGTGCGCTTCTCCTTCGTCGAGCAACGGCCGAAGGGCATGTGGGAGGCGTTGCAGGCTTCCGAATACGGCTTCTGGGCCAACGTCAATCCGGAGGTGCCGCATCCGCGCTGGAGCCAGGCGACCGAAGAGGTCATCGGCACCGGCGAGCGGCGGCCGACGCTGCTGTACAACGGCTATGGCGAGTTCGTCGCCGATCTCTACAAGGGCATGAGCGGCGAGCGGCTCTGGGCGTAA